One Vigna unguiculata cultivar IT97K-499-35 chromosome 7, ASM411807v1, whole genome shotgun sequence genomic region harbors:
- the LOC114189548 gene encoding nuclear transcription factor Y subunit C-3-like, whose protein sequence is MDHQGHGHGQNPSLGVVGSGTQLTYGSNPYQGSHLTGSPGMVVASPGTIPSTGQAAATQLGQHQLAYQHMHQQQQQQMQQRLQGFWTNQYQEIEKVTDFKNHSLPLARIKKIMKADEDVRMISAEAPVIFARACEMFILELTLRSWNHTEENKRKTLQKNDIAAAITRTDIFDFLVDIVPREDYKDEVLASMPRGTVPVTAPPEALPYCYMPPQHAQVGAAGVMMSNKPVMDPYAQQSHQYNMAQQMWPQPPEQQQSSSDQ, encoded by the coding sequence ATGGATCATCAAGGGCATGGGCATGGGCAGAACCCATCTCTGGGAGTTGTTGGGAGTGGAACTCAACTCACTTATGGTTCTAATCCATACCAAGGAAGCCACTTAACAGGTTCACCTGGGATGGTTGTTGCATCACCAGGGACCATTCCATCCACTGGTCAAGCAGCAGCAACTCAACTAGGACAGCATCAACTTGCTTATCAGCACATGCATcagcaacaacaacagcagATGCAGCAGAGACTCCAAGGCTTTTGGACAAATCAATATCAAGAAATTGAGAAAGTCACTGATTTCAAGAACCACAGCCTTCCCTTGGCAAGGATAAAAAAGATCATGAAAGCAGATGAGGATGTGAGAATGATATCAGCTGAGGCACCTGTCATATTTGCAAGGGCATGTGAAATGTTCATATTGGAGTTAACCCTGCGTTCTTGGAACCACACTGAAGAGAACAAAAGGAAAACACTTCAAAAGAATGACATTGCAGCAGCCATCACAAGAACTGATATCTTTGATTTCTTGGTTGATATTGTGCCTAGGGAGGACTATAAAGATGAAGTGCTTGCATCAATGCCAAGAGGAACTGTACCTGTTACAGCCCCCCCTGAGGCACTTCCTTACTGCTACATGCCTCCTCAACATGCACAAGTAGGAGCTGCTGGTGTCATGATGAGTAATAAGCCTGTCATGGACCCTTATGCTCAACAGTCTCATCAATACAACATGGCACAACAAATGTGGCCACAACCACCAGAACAACAACAATCATCATCAGACCAGTAG